One genomic region from Balaenoptera acutorostrata chromosome 1, mBalAcu1.1, whole genome shotgun sequence encodes:
- the LOC102998418 gene encoding isopentenyl-diphosphate Delta-isomerase 1-like, protein MPEVSTDELDERQVQLLAEMCILIDENDRRIGAETKKNCHLNENIERGLLHRAFSAFLFNIENKLLLQQRSDAKITFPGCFTNTCCSHPLNNPLELEENNAIGVRRAAQRRLKAELGIPMEEVPPEEINYLTRIHYKAQSDGIWGEHEIDYILFVKKNVTLNPDPNEIKSYCYVSKEELEELLEKAAHGEIKITP, encoded by the coding sequence ATGCCCGAGGTGAGCACTGACGAGCTGGACGAGCGGCAAGTGCAGCTCTTGGCGGAGATGTGCATCCTCATCGACGAGAACGACCGGAGGATCGGGGCGGAGACCAAGAAGAACTGCCATCTGAACGAGAACATCGAGAGAGGATTATTGCATCGAGCTTTTAGTGCTTTCTTATTCAACATTGAAAATAAGCTCCTTCTGCAGCAGAGATCAGACGCTAAAAttacctttccaggttgttttACGAATACTTGCTGTAGTCATCCCTTAAATAATCCACTAGAGCTTGAAGAAAACAATGCAATTGGAGTAAGGCGAGCAGCACAGAGGCGTTTAAAGGCCGAATTGGGAATTCCCATGGAAGAGGTTCCTCCAGAAGAAATTAATTATCTAACACGAATTCATTACAAGGCTCAATCTGATGGTATCTGGGGAGAACATGAAATTGATTACATTTTGTTTGTGAAGAAGAACGTGACCTTGAATCCAGATCCCAATGAGATTAAAAGCTATTGTTACGTATCAAAGGAAGAACTAGAAGAACTTCTGGAAAAGGCAGCCCATGGTGAAATTAAGATAACTCCGTGA